From Sander lucioperca isolate FBNREF2018 chromosome 14, SLUC_FBN_1.2, whole genome shotgun sequence, the proteins below share one genomic window:
- the LOC118493105 gene encoding uncharacterized protein LOC118493105, whose translation MDEAEALGTEEEGVVTLEEKHLLATEETCVRVFYTARGKRDDGSDSVTQPLLQHKHQDSRDENHKADTQIATDGADLKTSVPHQLELAGRREASCGGSVRSLCSDSSQHECPICSELLHSHHITLLNCNHTLCHRCIAGIMRRAKDQSRLQCPFCRQTTPFPQWEIRRLQEESYSDRVYEPGPALVVSPGPELQAVPASLLCCFTGEEQLEADTHICGCSIYPGCLVRGFRLVRPYFICFCVTALLLLFLVLLGYFLYMVVPVLILSIVFSGG comes from the coding sequence ATGGATGAGGCAGAAGCCCTTGGAACTGAGGAGGAAGGCGTTGTTACACTCGAAGAAAAGCACTTGCTGGCTACAGAAGAGACTTGTGTCAGAGTTTTCTACACCGCGAGGGGCAAGCGAGACGATGGGAGCGACTCAGTCACACAACCTCTGCTTCAGCACAAACATCAGGACAGCCGTGATGAGAATCACAAAGCTGACACGCAAATAGCGACAGATGGGGCTGACCTAAAGACATCTGTTCCACATCAGCTGGAATTGGCTGGCAGGCGTGAGGCCAGCTGCGGTGGAAGTGTCAGGAGTTTGTGCAGTGACAGCAGTCAGCACGAGTGCCCCATCTGCAGCGAGCTGCTCCACTCGCACCACATCACCTTACTCAACTGCAACCACACACTGTGCCACCGCTGTATAGCTGGCATCATGAGGCGGGCCAAGGACCAGAGCCGACTGCAGTGCCCCTTCTGTCGACAGACCACCCCGTTCCCACAGTGGGAGATCAGAAGGCTGCAGGAGGAGTCGTACAGTGACAGGGTTTACGAGCCCGGACCGGCCCTCGTCGTCAGTCCTGGCCCTGAGCTTCAGGCCGTCCCTGCATCGCTGTTATGCTGCTTTACTGGGGAAGAGCAGCtggaggcagacacacacatatgtggATGCAGCATCTACCCTGGCTGCCTTGTCAGAGGCTTCAGACTGGTGCGACCGTATTTCATCTGCTTCTGTGTcactgctctgctgctgctcttcctGGTGCTGCTGGGCTACTTCCTGTACATGGTTGTTCCTGTTCTAATACTGTCCATAGTTTTCAGTGGCGGCTAA
- the zgc:92275 gene encoding cholesterol 7-desaturase, with product MSTWKVAVIIGLGVGAMLIMQSGDLLDSVGNGYPIWRETGLLAQAVVCIIAGVSLLAIGWLHGLLFSPLELLRGPDDVGYIAEDGRSRAQAANEVRRRRKTGELPPVYPNGWYRVLDSHMLKRGEVKSVSVLGEQVAVFRDQDGKAYVIDAYCPHLGANLAVGGRVVGSCIECPFHGWQFRGNDGKCVRIPYAEKVPEFAKVRCWPSCEVNRQILVWFHCDKEDPQWSVPEQQEITKGEWVYRGRTEHFINAHIEEIPENAADIAHLAHLHTPGILSGVDLRYTYSKTWEFVRHDWKVQWEPEPEPNKHCSQMLVKHALTVFGCHWPLLDICVVARQVGPGVVFLQFEHSFLGRGVILHCVTPVEPLLQCVSHTIYYQSNIPPLVPKFILKAECIQFERDVMIWNNKKYISKPLLVKEDSAIQKHRRWYSQFYSENSPRLQYQRDTLDF from the exons ATGTCCACTTGGAAGGTGGCTGTAATTATTGGGCTGGGAGTAGGTGCAATGCTTATCATGCAAAGCGGAGACCTGCTGGACTCAGTAGGCAACGGGTACCCTATATGGAGGGAAACGGGGCTGCTCGCGCAGGCTGTGGTCTGCATCATTGCCGGGGTTTCCCTCCTCGCCATTGGCTGGCTGCACGGGCTGCTCTTCAGTCCCCTGGAGCTGCTTAGGGGGCCCGACGATGTGGGATACATCGCCGAGGACGGTCGCTCCAGAGCCCAGGCGGCAAACGAGGTCCGACGCAGGAGGAAAACCGGAGAGCTGCCTCCGGTCTATCCGAACGGCTGGTACCGAGTGCTGGACTCACACATGCTGAAGAGGGGCGAGGTCAAAAGTGTATCTGTTCTAG GTGAGCAGGTGGCAGTGTTTCGGGACCAGGATGGGAAGGCCTACGTCATAGATGCCTACTGCCCTCACCTGGGTGCCAATCTGGCTGTGGGAGGACGGGTGGTGGGAAGCTGCATAGAGTGCCCATTTCATGGATGGCAGTTTCGGGGGAATGATGGCAAGTGTGTGAGGATCCCCTATGCAGAAAAAG TGCCAGAGTTCGCCAAGGTGCGCTGCTGGCCCAGCTGTGAGGTCAACAGGCAGATCCTGGTTTGGTTTCACTGTGATAAAGAAGATCCTCAGTGGAGCGTCCCAGAGCAGCAGGAAATTACAAAGGGCGAGTGGGTCTATCGGGGCAGAACGGAACATTTTATCAACGCTCACATAGAG GAGATCCCTGAAAATGCAGCAGACATCGCCCACCTCGCTCACCTGCACACGCCGGGCATTTTAAGTGGAGTAGATCTGCGCTACACCTACAGCAAAACCTGGGAGTTTGTGCGGCATGACTGGAAG GTTCAATGGGAACCAGAGCCAGAGCCCAACAAACATTGTTCTCAGATGTTGGTGAAACATGCGCTGACTGTGTTTGGATGCCATTGGCCTCTGCTGGACATTTGTGTCGTGGCCAGACAG gtgggTCCAGGAGTGGTGTTCCTGCAGTTTGAACACAGTTTCTTGGGCCGGGGTGTTATCTTGCACTGTGTGACTCCAGTGGAGCCTCTGTTGCAGTGTGTCTCCCACACCATCTACTATCAGTCTAACATCCCACCACTGGTGCCCAAATTCATCCTCAAAGCAGAGTGCATTCAG TTTGAGCGTGATGTGATGATCTGGAACAATAAGAAGTATATCTCCAAGCCTCTCCTCGTGAAGGAAGACTCAGCCATCCAGAAGCACAGGCGCTGGTACAGTCAGTTCTACAGCGAGAACAGCCCGCGGCTGCAATACCAGCGTGACACTTTGGACTTCTGA
- the LOC116034760 gene encoding bile salt-activated lipase-like, translating into MEKLKVLFAVVLSLGTAAAASLGVVQTEGGGVQGQNIRLGLFRSVDVFKGIPFAAKPGTFEKPKPHPGWDGILKATKFAQRCLQISMLQTSSFGSEDCLYLNIWVPHGQNVSSNLPVMIWLYGGGFIVGGSMGPNFLTNYLYSGQEIADKGNVIVVSVGYRVGTLGFLSTGDSRLPGNYGLWDQHAAIAWVNRNIRSFGGDPDNITIFGESAGGASVSFQTLSPHNKGLFKRAISQSGVAFCPWALNRNPRKVAEEVAETVGCPTDDRMEACLKSTDAVALVMATPIIVPGSPDYPGVNNLSLSPVVDGDFLPDQPGNLFHNAAEMDYLAGVNNMDGHLFTSKDIPSLGDKNQDTIVEDVKRLLAAYTKETGQAGLEIAFAEYSSNWGSTPTQTTIKTTAVDIGTDYLFLVPIQTAIFQHAANAKSGRTYSYLLSEPSLLAGPGKPYHDWVGADHADDLQYVFGKPFTTPKAYGDRQRDLSGYIIAYWTNFARTGNPNKGNLKVPVTWPEFTITGQKFLDINAKMNESSIGQEMRQRFVHLWTSTLPSLPSHAQ; encoded by the exons GCTCCGTAGATGTTTTCAAAGGAATTCCCTTCGCTGCCAAACCTGGAACATTTGAGAAACCCAAACCTCACCCTGGCTGGGATG GTATACTGAAGGCAACAAAGTTTGCTCAGAGATGTCTTCAGATCAGCATGCTCCAGACTTCAAGTTTTGGTAGTGAAGACTGCCTCTACCTCAACATATGGGTTCCTCACGGCCAGAATG TGTCATCAAATCTCCCCGTCATGATTTGGTTGTACGGAGGAGGCTTCATTGTCGGTGGTTCTATGGGGCCAAATTTTCTCACCAATTATCTGTACAGCGGTCAGGAAATTGCAGACAAGGGCAATGTTATTGTGGTGTCTGTGGGATACCGTGTGGGCACCCTGGGCTTCCTCAGTACAGGGGACTCTCGCTTACCTG GAAACTATGGCCTTTGGGACCAGCATGCCGCCATCGCCTGGGTGAACAGGAACATCCGCTCGTTTGGAGGAGACCCTGACAACATCACCATCTTTGGAGAGTCTGCAGGTGGAGCTAGTGTCAGCTTCCAG ACTCTCTCCCCCCACAACAAAGGGCTGTTCAAGAGAGCCATCTCCCAGAGCGGGGTTGCCTTCTGCCCCTGGGCACTGAACAGGAACCCCCGCAAGGTGGCAGAGGAG GTTGCAGAGACTGTGGGCTGCCCCACTGATGACAGGATGGAGGCCTGTCTGAAATCAACTGACGCTGTGGCTCTCGTCATGGCTACTCCCATCATCGTACCAGGCTCCCCAGACT ATCCCGGTGTGAAcaacctgtctctgtctcctgttGTTGATGGAGACTTCCTCCCTGATCAGCCTGGCAACTTGTTTCACAACGCCGCTGAAATGGATTACCTTgcaggggttaataacatggaTGGACATCTGTTCACCTCGAAGGACATTCCTTCCCTTGGTGACAAGAATCAAGACACTATAGT AGAAGACGTAAAGAGGCTCCTTGCTGCTTATACCAAAGAGACAGGGCAAGCTGGTTTGGAGATTGCCTTTGCCGAATACTCGTCCAACTGGGGATCAACACCCACCCAGACCACCATTAAGACAACTGCTGTGGATATTGGGACAGACTACCTCTTCCTGGTTCCTATACAGACTGCCATCTTCCAGCATGCAGCTAATGCCAA GTCTGGCCGTACCTACTCCTACCTGCTGTCTGAGCCCAGTTTATTGGCTGGACCAGGCAAACCCTACCATGACTGGGTGGGCGCCGATCACGCTGATGACCTGCAGTACGTGTTTGGCAAACCCTTTACCACGCCAAAGGCTTAtggggacagacagagagacctgTCTGGCTATATTATTGCCTACTGGACTAACTTCGCCAGAACTGG aaacCCAAACAAAGGAAACCTAAAGGTGCCTGTGACTTGGCCTGAATTCACCATCACTGGACAGAAGTTCCTGGACATCAATGCTAAGATGAATGAGAGCTCCATTGGACAGGAAATGAGGCAGCGTTTTGTCCACCTTTGGACCAGCACCCTTCCCAGCCTCCCATCACATGCTCagtga